Proteins encoded in a region of the Podospora pseudopauciseta strain CBS 411.78 chromosome 6, whole genome shotgun sequence genome:
- a CDS encoding hypothetical protein (COG:S; EggNog:ENOG503P4GH) → MSATEASPPFVEPYPGYAAENKGPTILGVTSAMTLLGIAFVAARVYSRVISMGKIYLDDYITLFSITLCVIYVGLAGAAISHGGGRHLDTLSPEDVKKALYYTVISFVPGVSSFTIPKFAVVVLLRKILNPGRAHRMVMWVVSVIYGLLAIGMLVINFAQCTPARAQWLDAPGKCWDRQITVDYAMALGIYSVLFDFYLAIYPTVVLFQLQLNWRKKLALSSSLGFGYCAGVITCYKCYTLSGLLEVVDFTYTVDDVVLWTNIEANCVIIGACIPCLYPLIRKLFGNSALGGTSGPTGGNSKSGGGYRGNTGRTNTVVTIGSYAKNKGRSRSKSISQLDTINDMDADGKYIILEERSFHCSTAELTEPDAMGANVQNEHRKPERVAKPDGW, encoded by the exons ATGTCTGCCACTGAAGCTTCTCCCCCTTTCGTGGAGCCCTATCCTGGGTATGCGGCCGAAAATAAGGGCCCAACCATCCTAGGCGTCACGTCGGCCATGACGTTGCTGGGCATCGCGTTTGTGGCGGCAAGAGTGTACAGCAGAGTGATCTCGATGGGCAAGATCTACCTCGACGACTACATCACTCTCTTTTCCATT ACTCTCTGTGTTATATATGTTGGACTGGCTGGTGCCGCCATTTcgcatggtggtggtagacATCTCGATACCCTAAGCCCTGAAGATGTCAAAAAAGCCCTCTATTACACCGTCATCTCGTTCGTACCTGGCGTGTCGTCCTTTACGATCCCCAAGTTTGCCGTGGTGGTTTTGCTGCGCAAGATCTTGAACCCGGGCCGGGCGCACCGCATGGTCATGTGGGTGGTTTCGGTCATCTATGGCCTCCTCGCCATTGGCATGCTCGTCATCAACTTTGCCCAGTGCACCCCAGCTCGTGCGCAGTGGTTGGACGCCCCAGGCAAATGCTGGGACCGTCAGATCACGGTCGACTATGCCATGGCCCTCGGAATTTATTCGGTTCTTTTCGACTTTTATCTCGCCATCTATCCCACCGTCGTTCTTTTCCAGCTGCAGCTCAActggaggaagaagctggcTCTTTCGTCGTCGTTGGGCTTCGGATACTGTGCCGGTGTCATCACTTGCTACAAGTGCTACACGTTGAGTGGCCTCCTCGAGGTCGTGGACTTTACGTATACCGTCGACGATGTGGTTCTCTGGACAAA TATCGAAGCAAACTGCGTCATCATTGGCGCCTGCATTCCCTGCCTCTACCCCCTCATCAGGAAGCTATTCGGCAACTCTGCTCTCGGGGGCACCTCTGGTCCAACGGGCGGCAACTCCAAATCAGGGGGCGGGTACCGTGGAAACACTGGACGCACCAACACTGTCGTCACCATCGGATCTTATGCTAAGAACAAGGGACGCTCGCGCAGCAAGTCCATCTCGCAGCTGGACACCATCAACGACATGGATGCCGACGGCAAATACATCATCCTCGAGGAGCGCTCGTTCCACTGCAGCACCGCCGAGCTGACGGAACCGGATGCCATGGGGGCGAATGTGCAAAATGAGCACAGGAAGCCCGAGCGGGTAGCAAAACCAGACGGATGGTGA
- a CDS encoding hypothetical protein (EggNog:ENOG503PX77; COG:V), which produces MLPSLAILPAIAGLLPSVSAAALSSNAQKIEDRAITPLACLFFGDIVSPWWLNRCKQHLDMVVIDLRSAEEYAVSHIPGSISAPFEPISAWSQMGPGDLLLELPEYNDLAAFLGSIGVGNSPSTATKIVLVNGVGVPAFPQAAGPRVALTLKFAGLSTGRVAILDGGFPAWTSESLPSTTEVPVPVPKTFISSPDRSFLVDINYVASKINKNRQGIFILDGRDQAVYNGSVLEEWAQRPGHIPSAKNLPTQKVWNPDGSFKSTFELLALLRQQIGYGASRSYGEIIVSCGVGGYASGLYWVLTRMLGFDNVKFFDGSAQQWSNEGYPMEL; this is translated from the coding sequence ATGCTGCCTTCTCTGGCTATCCTTCCGGCCATTgccggcctcctcccctccgtcTCGGCCGCGGCTCTCTCGAGCAACGCCCAAAAGATCGAAGACCGTGCCATCACTCCCCTTGCATGCCTCTTCTTTGGTGATATCGTTTCGCCATGGTGGCTCAACAGATGCAAGCAGCACCTCGACATGGTGGTCATTGACCTCCGGTCCGCTGAAGAGTATGCCGTTTCCCACATCCCCGGCAGTATCAGCGCTCCCTTTGAGCCCATCTCCGCCTGGTCTCAGATGGGCCCCGGCGATCTCCTTCTCGAGCTCCCAGAGTACAATGAcctcgccgccttcctcGGCTCCATCGGCGTGGGaaactccccatccaccgccaccaaGATCGTTCTCGTCAACGGCGTCGGTGTTCCCGCCTTCCCTCAGGCTGCCGGGCCCCGTGTGGCCCTGACCCTCAAGTTTGCCGGTCTCTCCACGGGCCGTGTTGCTATCCTGGATGGTGGATTCCCTGCCTGGACCTCCGAGTCTCttcccagcaccaccgaggTTCCCGTCCCTGTTCCCAAGACCTTCATCTCCTCTCCTGACAGAAGCTTCCTCGTCGACATCAACTACGTCGCCTccaagatcaacaagaaCAGACAGggcatcttcatcctcgacgGCCGTGACCAGGCTGTCTACAACGGCTCTGTCCTCGAAGAGTGGGCTCAGAGACCCGGCCACATCCCTTCGGCCAAGAACCTCCCCACACAGAAGGTCTGGAACCCGGATGGAAGCTTCAAGAGCACCTTTGAACTTCTCGCCCTGCTCCGCCAGCAAATCGGCTATGGCGCTTCTCGTTCATACGGTGAAATCATTGTGAGCTGCGGCGTTGGCGGATACGCCTCGGGGCTTTACTGGGTGCTCACGAGAATGCTTGGATTCGACAATGTGAAGTTCTTTGACGGAAGCGCCCAGCAGTGGAGCAATGAGGGCTACCCTATGGAGTTGTAG
- a CDS encoding hypothetical protein (EggNog:ENOG503NWCS; COG:Q) encodes MGKVGYSHEFRSIEAGKEHPMAHLLESMFGEIGQMGELTWLLSIAQNLKLSKTAAEFDQLTMLMADRRAAAEDNNKGDILQHFLDDMRSEKSIAFTNKNILYSDAALVLTGATDTIGAVLAHLSYQLANHPHYQDLLHVQLQKAYGKTIPDEFTNQDLSKIHLLDALINETMPTTPDRQPPEGITVDGVHIPGGVAVRVPAHALHRSEQFYTEPAQFRPERWLDDNKVYVKNAEAFIPFLIGPNKCVGKRMTMSVLRLVMAYTVYNYTWEKAPGEDGKRIRTESKDNLILMAGPFEAVFLPR; translated from the exons ATGGGGAAGGTTGGGTATTCGCACGAGTTCCGATCGATTGAAGCCGGAAAGGAACACCCGATGGCACACTTGTTAGAGAGCATGTTTGGAGAGATTGGACAAATGGGAGAATTGACGTGGCTACTTAGCATTGCCCAGAATCTGAAGCTGAGCAAGACAGCCGCCGAGTTTGACCAGTTGACAATGTTGATGGCTGATAGGAGGGCCGCG GCGgaagacaacaacaagggcGACATCCTGCAGCACTTCCTGGACGACATGAGATCCGAAAAGTCAATTGCCTTTACCAACAAAAACATCTTGTACTCGGACGCGGCTTTGGTCCTGACCGGAGCGAC TGATACCATCGGCGCCGTCCTCGCCCACCTGTCCTACCAGCTcgccaaccacccccactACCAAGACCTCCTCCACGTCCAACTTCAAAAGGCCTACGGCAAAACCATCCCAGACGAATTCACCAACCAAGACCTCTCCAAAatccacctcctcgacgCCCTCATCAACGAAACAATGC CAACGACCCCAGACAGACAACCCCCCGAAGGCATCACGGTCGATGGCGTCCACATCCCCGGGGGCGTGGCGGTCCGGGTCCCGGCGCACGCCCTCCACCGCAGCGAACAGTTCTACACCGAGCCAGCTCAGTTTAGGCCGGAAAGGTGGCTGGACGACAACAAAGTGTATGTCAAAAATGCCGAGGCGTTCATCCCCTTTCTTATCGGCCCGAATAAATGTGTCGGCAAGAGGATGACCATGAGCGTCCTTCGGCTTGTGATGGCGTACACGGTGTATAACTATACTTGGGAGAAGGCgccgggggaggatgggaagaggaTCCGAACGGAGTCGAAGGACAATTTGATTTTGATGGCTGGGCCTTTTGAGGCGGTGTTTTTGCCTCGGTGA